The segment CTTTCTCGCCAGGCTGGAAGTCACCACCGACCACCAGCCAGCGAATCATGTTTGACCAGAAAGCATCGTAGAACCCTACAAGGTCCTGGTCCTCACTGGACAGCAAACTCCATTTCCAAAACCCTTCGCCAGCGACGGTGACGAACGAGCCGGCGCCTCCTGAAGACGTCAGCAAAGCTGGCTGAGCAGCGGCGACGTTCGGTCCGGCAACGGTTTCCGCCAAAATTCGGGCATTCGGTTTCACGCTTTCAACGATGTCGCCCGAAGTAAATCCACTCAAACGCCTAACCGCGGTCTCGACGTCCAGGCCCATTTTTGTTGGCGCGAACCAGCGAGTCATCTGTCCGAACATCGTCAACTCGATCTCGCACTTGGGAAACTTTTCTCCCGACCACGCCACTGGCTCGATCTTCATCAACGCTGCACCGATCGATTCTCCCGGGCCGTCGGAGCCATACGGTCGTCCTCGCGAACAGACGATATTGATGCCGGACGTTTCGTATAGCTCAACCAGTTCTTTCGCCGATTCTGGCGAAATCAGATTCTCGATCTGACGGCCAAACACGACCACGTCATACCGAGCCCAATCATCCAGTGTTTCTGGAACGGAAACCGGTTGGGTCTGTTCTTCTTCTCCACGCGTCACGATCGTCAATCGTTTCCGTCGGTTCACTTGTGAAACCTGAGTCAGCTCAATTCGTTCGTCTTGTCGAAGCGACTGGGCAATGAACTTCGTGTCCCAAAAAGGCGCACCTTCCAAAAGTAGCACCTGCATTCGGCGAGGTTGAACCCGGACGAAAGATGAGTGAACATTGTTGGCCAGCTCAATTTCGCCAGTTATCGCGTTGAGAGAAAGCTTGTATTCGTATTGGCCCGCTTTTTCCTGCTGGACAGGAATCTCGACCTGAACCACGCCGCGCCCTTTGAAGTCGATCGGAACCGTCTTGGTTTCCTCGCCCTGCTGGACTTTCAGCATCGTCCGATTCGAACCCAGGCCGACCTGATAGATCTTGGCGACAATGCTGCCCAACTCATTTGGATACAGGTATTGCTGTTTCGCTGCCGCGACGATCGCCATGTCTCGTGAAATCGCATCGCTACCAAAGGCCACCGTGTGAACCGCAACTCCTTTGGCCTGTGCAAATTTTCCAAGCTGGTCGACTGAGGCCTCTTCACTGTCGATCCCGTCGCTCAGAATCAACATCGCCTGATTGCTGCCAGAAGCCATCCGGCCATTCAAAACCTCGGTCGCCGAACGGATGAGAAAAGTGTCTTCGTTTTTCGCGATCTGAATCGATCCGCTGTCTCCCGTCGAACCCAGCAGCCTTGGCTTTTCCGCAAACTGATACAGATGGACATCGAAATTCTCCGCCATCTCGCGCAACGCCGATCTTGTCAGCCAGTCTTCGTGAACGTGTTCCAGTCGAGTTTTGCCGCTCGATTCTTTCGTGGTCATGGACTCCGAAACGTCAGTCAGGATGTGCAAAACTCCTTTTCGGTCAACGCTTTCGGTCTCTAGCAACTTGCTCGGACCGAACAGGATGATGGAAACAAGCAGAATCGAAAACAGGCGATTGAGCATCAGTAACAGGCTTTTGTACCGAAACTTGTCGAAGACTCGTGCGTAGGCGAAAACGGACAGTGCGACTGCCAGCGCAACCAGAACCCAGATCCAGCCGGTGACGAATATCGGCCGCCAAACGACCGACAACAGTTGCATGCTATCCATCATCGCTTCCACCAACCCAACATCAATGACTCCATCGACATCAAACCCAACGCTCCCAACGCAACCCATCCCCACAGCGGCGACCCTTTGTCGAAAAGGCTGATCGCAAAACCATCGCTTGTTGCCGTACGTGCTTCGACAGCTGAAATGGCGTTCTGAACCTCATCAAGGTTCATGGCGGTGAGGTCACTTTCGTCACGCTCAATTTCCACGGCCGCGGATTGACTCCACGTCGTGCCGACCTTCAGTTGATACAGCCCCGGTGTGCTGGTGTTACTCACCAGAACCGAACGCCCACCGTCCGACAGGATCGGAGACAGATCGGTTTCTTCCGGGCCGACGACTGACCAATCCAGTTCGCCGGAGGATGAATCTTCAGGCATCGGGAAAACAATTGGCTCTCCGACAATCTTCCGCGACGAATTTTCTGCGTCCTCATTCAAACCGCGAATTACGATTTGAACGAGGGCTGCGAATGAGCCAAATTTTCCGAACTCGCTGAACCGGATCGCCGGACTAAGGTTGGCCAGCACGATGGTGCCCGTACCAAAATTGCGTACGCCCAGCGTTGGGCGACCATCTGAATACTGCAACACAATATTGGCGTCGTCTTGCTGCTTCGATGTTCCCCAAACGTTTTGAAAACGAACTTCGGCCAATGCAATTTGGCTTTGAAAGTCGAAATCTCTCAACCACCGACTACGCCACTTGCCGCTGGACACGTACAGCGTTTCATCAAATTTCTTGAAGCGATTCAACTGCGTTAGCTGAAACGGGAAGAAGGCTTCTGTGGCCTGGGATTCGATCTGCTGAATTTGATTTGCAACGTCACCTTCGCCGCACAAGTAGAGCAGCTTTCCGCCAGTGCGAACAAACTCGATCAGAAGCTTGGCGGCATCAGGGTTCCACCGGGTGACGTAGCCTACGACCACGATCTCCTGCCCGACGAGTCGATTTTCACGGACGTCTTTGACCGCGAGGGACTGCACCGCGTATCGATCGGCTTGGCTGTCGAACGGCAGGATCGCTCGTTCCAAGAACCAGGTCGCTGTACCTGCTTCGTCTGGCTGATCATCGGTAATGACAGTGAGCGGGATCCTCCGCGGCGAGAACGGCGCGGTGTATGCGACATCGTCCGCCGTGAGCCCGTCAGAACTTGTCTTCAGGGTGAACGCCTCCATCCGCTGCGAATCGAACTGCACGGGAAACGAGACGACTCTCGATTGTCGTGGCTCCAATTTGATCAATTGTTCGCCCAATTGTACGCTGCCACTTGCCAGTCGGACGGGAACCTGGCGAACACGATCAGAAAAATTGCTGACTTCAACGGAAACCTGGATCTTCTGTCCGTCGATTGGATCTGGCGGTTGGCAACTGGCAGCCGACAACGCGACGTTCGAATTTTCGTCGATGTCCAAATCCACAAAACTGACTTTCACATCGTCCGGGATTTCGATCGAAGATTTGCCAGACGCGTTTTGCCAATTCGTCTTCTGCCAATCCGAAACGACAACGATTGATTTTTGTCCCTGATGAGCCGCCAATTGAGCAACGGCTTCGGCGATCGCCGCTTCCATGTCGGCCTGTTCGTACGACCAGGACTCTGCTTCCAGTTGTCGTTTTAGCTCGTCGGTGTTGAGCGATAAATTCCGCAGCAGCATTTTCGGCACGCGTTTCGCCATGACGATATTTGCAAAATCGCGTCCGACTTCCAGCTCATTCAAAGCGCGATTGCCGGAGGCCTTCATCTTTTGAAACAGCTCCACGTTCCCAAGCTGCCGAGAGGTTGAAACGCTCGCATCCATCACGACAACCATCGCAACGGCGTCTTTTTTGGGAGACGGAGCGTTACCTTGCCACCAAACCGGACGCGCGAACATGGAAACGATCAAGGCGATCGCGGCGGTTCTGAGAAGAAGCAGCAACCATCGCTTCAGGTTAATCAGCCGGTTTTGTTGGGCGTTCGATTGCTTCAGGAAGCGAATGGTCGGAACGAAATAGGTCGTTCGCGATCGGCGATTCATCAGGTGCGCAATAACAGGCATCGCCAACAGTCCCAGCCCAAGCAGCATCAGCGGTGTTGTCCATTGGATCATTCGCTACACCGCCTTGGATGAGTGGTCGGCGCTCGTGTTACTGCTGCGAGCCGTCAATCGATCCGCTCGCCGCGCAAAGTAACGTTGCAGAACTTTGGTGTAGTGGTCCGAAGTGCGGACCAGATTGTAGTCAAAACCCTGTTTGCTACACCGGGAACGGCAGTCCGCGATGAACTGTGACATTTGAAGGGCATACTGGTCCCGAACGCTTTTGACATCGACGCGAACTCGTTCGGCACTCTCTGAGTCAATGAACTGACCATCCGAAAGCCCTTCTGGCAAAGTGATTTCTTCATCGTGCAGCACGTGGAACACGATTACCTCACCGCCGCGCTGTTGCCAGATTTTTAACTTTTTCAAAAACTCATCTGACATGTCCAACAAGTCAGAAAACACGCATAGCATATCTCTGGACTTCGAAAACTTGATTAGCTCGTCAATCGCGGCAGGAAAATCAGCCATGCTGCTTGGCGAAGCCTTCTCCATCGAATCCAGCACTTTGATCAGGTACCGAATCGAGCTGCCCGGGCGTTGCAAATCCTGTAGGCCTTGAGACGCCACGCCGAACGAAAATCGATCGCGTTGTTTGGCGATCAGGAATCCTATCGCTGCGGCCAACCGGCAGCTGCAATCGTATTTTGAATCTTGCTCCTCGCGAGCATCGAATCCGTTAAACACCATCGACCGCGAACCATCGACCAGCAGATGTGCCGTCAGTTCAGCCTGGTGCTCGAACAACTTGATGAACAGCTTGTCCGTACGACCGTAGACTTTCCAGTCAACATGATTGACCGGGTCGCCCGGCAAGTACTGCCGATAGTCACGAAACTCGATGCTCTGTCCGCGCTGAAACGTCTTGTGCTTGCCAGAGTAAAGCCCTTCGATCGCCCGCCGACTTGAAAATTCAGCGTGAGACAAACGCCGTAAATCTTCCGGGCGAAAGTACTTGCGGTTCAAACCGTCGCGATCACGATTGCGATCAACCAGTTCAGCGTAAACGATGTCCGTTTCCATATCATCCATGTTGCGTTACACCGAAGAAGAGCGTTCGTAGGACGGCTCACGAGTCTGCTTCAGCACGTGATCGACAATGTCCGCGTCGCGGATTCCTTCACCAGCAGCGTTATAGTTTGGCAAAATGCGATGCCTTAGAACCCACTTGGCGGCTTCACGAACATGTGC is part of the Mariniblastus fucicola genome and harbors:
- a CDS encoding BatA domain-containing protein, with the translated sequence MIQWTTPLMLLGLGLLAMPVIAHLMNRRSRTTYFVPTIRFLKQSNAQQNRLINLKRWLLLLLRTAAIALIVSMFARPVWWQGNAPSPKKDAVAMVVVMDASVSTSRQLGNVELFQKMKASGNRALNELEVGRDFANIVMAKRVPKMLLRNLSLNTDELKRQLEAESWSYEQADMEAAIAEAVAQLAAHQGQKSIVVVSDWQKTNWQNASGKSSIEIPDDVKVSFVDLDIDENSNVALSAASCQPPDPIDGQKIQVSVEVSNFSDRVRQVPVRLASGSVQLGEQLIKLEPRQSRVVSFPVQFDSQRMEAFTLKTSSDGLTADDVAYTAPFSPRRIPLTVITDDQPDEAGTATWFLERAILPFDSQADRYAVQSLAVKDVRENRLVGQEIVVVGYVTRWNPDAAKLLIEFVRTGGKLLYLCGEGDVANQIQQIESQATEAFFPFQLTQLNRFKKFDETLYVSSGKWRSRWLRDFDFQSQIALAEVRFQNVWGTSKQQDDANIVLQYSDGRPTLGVRNFGTGTIVLANLSPAIRFSEFGKFGSFAALVQIVIRGLNEDAENSSRKIVGEPIVFPMPEDSSSGELDWSVVGPEETDLSPILSDGGRSVLVSNTSTPGLYQLKVGTTWSQSAAVEIERDESDLTAMNLDEVQNAISAVEARTATSDGFAISLFDKGSPLWGWVALGALGLMSMESLMLGWWKR
- a CDS encoding vWA domain-containing protein; protein product: MDSMQLLSVVWRPIFVTGWIWVLVALAVALSVFAYARVFDKFRYKSLLLMLNRLFSILLVSIILFGPSKLLETESVDRKGVLHILTDVSESMTTKESSGKTRLEHVHEDWLTRSALREMAENFDVHLYQFAEKPRLLGSTGDSGSIQIAKNEDTFLIRSATEVLNGRMASGSNQAMLILSDGIDSEEASVDQLGKFAQAKGVAVHTVAFGSDAISRDMAIVAAAKQQYLYPNELGSIVAKIYQVGLGSNRTMLKVQQGEETKTVPIDFKGRGVVQVEIPVQQEKAGQYEYKLSLNAITGEIELANNVHSSFVRVQPRRMQVLLLEGAPFWDTKFIAQSLRQDERIELTQVSQVNRRKRLTIVTRGEEEQTQPVSVPETLDDWARYDVVVFGRQIENLISPESAKELVELYETSGINIVCSRGRPYGSDGPGESIGAALMKIEPVAWSGEKFPKCEIELTMFGQMTRWFAPTKMGLDVETAVRRLSGFTSGDIVESVKPNARILAETVAGPNVAAAQPALLTSSGGAGSFVTVAGEGFWKWSLLSSEDQDLVGFYDAFWSNMIRWLVVGGDFQPGEKASMKLSKSSLRVGEELTVDVALKQAAATVDPQIFVTLPDGQTKPIALTPVAGRNPRFRAKVLADQGGIYEIRLNAPGLLEKDLSQKFSAYQINVEKLNTTANPMTLKMIAGQCGGEFYQPSECEKFLKQVKLDAEAAKIPPKTVYIWDRAWLMLLLSLSIGSEWIFRRYAGLI
- a CDS encoding DUF58 domain-containing protein, which encodes MDDMETDIVYAELVDRNRDRDGLNRKYFRPEDLRRLSHAEFSSRRAIEGLYSGKHKTFQRGQSIEFRDYRQYLPGDPVNHVDWKVYGRTDKLFIKLFEHQAELTAHLLVDGSRSMVFNGFDAREEQDSKYDCSCRLAAAIGFLIAKQRDRFSFGVASQGLQDLQRPGSSIRYLIKVLDSMEKASPSSMADFPAAIDELIKFSKSRDMLCVFSDLLDMSDEFLKKLKIWQQRGGEVIVFHVLHDEEITLPEGLSDGQFIDSESAERVRVDVKSVRDQYALQMSQFIADCRSRCSKQGFDYNLVRTSDHYTKVLQRYFARRADRLTARSSNTSADHSSKAV